From Granulicella sp. WH15, the proteins below share one genomic window:
- a CDS encoding ATP-binding cassette domain-containing protein produces the protein MSIVQLQNIRKAYDTKVAVHGLSLSIEPGTMFGLLGPNGSGKTSSIRMMIGMTVPDSGSVRLFGQPFSRAALHRVGYLPEERGLYKKMKVMEQLVFLGQLHGLDAATAGKRAHVWCEQMQILEAVNKRTEELSKGMQQKIQFIASLLHEPELIIMDEPFSGLDPVNATLLMDTLLELRKQGRTILFSTHRMDQVEKLCDEIAIIYKGNLVLEGAMREIKSRYPANRVQIYFSGDSSFLQHPAIASAKTYSGHAELILNDPAMAQSLLAEAVARGTCITRFEVMEPTLEEIFIESVGENVDA, from the coding sequence ATGTCCATCGTGCAACTCCAGAACATCCGCAAGGCGTACGACACGAAAGTCGCAGTTCACGGCCTCTCGCTCAGCATCGAGCCGGGCACTATGTTTGGTTTGCTGGGGCCGAATGGGTCGGGCAAGACCAGTTCTATTCGCATGATGATCGGGATGACGGTGCCGGACTCCGGTTCGGTGCGGTTGTTTGGCCAGCCGTTCTCGCGGGCGGCGTTGCATCGGGTGGGCTATCTGCCGGAGGAGCGCGGGCTCTACAAGAAGATGAAGGTGATGGAGCAGCTTGTCTTTTTGGGCCAGTTGCATGGGCTTGATGCCGCTACGGCGGGCAAGCGCGCGCATGTGTGGTGCGAGCAGATGCAGATTCTCGAGGCCGTGAACAAGCGTACCGAGGAGCTGTCGAAGGGGATGCAGCAGAAGATTCAGTTCATCGCCTCGCTGCTGCATGAGCCGGAGCTGATCATCATGGATGAGCCGTTCAGCGGGCTCGATCCGGTGAACGCTACGCTGCTGATGGATACGCTGCTCGAGCTGCGCAAGCAGGGCAGGACCATTCTCTTCAGCACGCATCGCATGGACCAGGTGGAGAAGCTATGCGACGAAATCGCCATTATTTATAAGGGAAATCTGGTGCTCGAAGGGGCTATGCGCGAGATCAAGTCGCGCTATCCGGCTAACCGGGTGCAGATCTACTTCAGCGGGGACAGTAGCTTCTTGCAGCATCCTGCGATCGCCTCGGCGAAGACCTATTCGGGGCACGCGGAGCTGATCCTCAACGACCCGGCGATGGCGCAGAGCCTGCTGGCCGAGGCAGTGGCGCGGGGTACCTGCATCACGCGGTTTGAGGTGATGGAGCCGACGCTGGAGGAGATCTTTATCGAGTCTGTAGGGGAGAACGTCGATGCGTAA
- the queA gene encoding tRNA preQ1(34) S-adenosylmethionine ribosyltransferase-isomerase QueA, protein MLVSDFHYELPEELIAQTPPEVRGSSRMLVLRRDSGALTDDRFLSLPEYLKAGDLLVLNDSRVIPARLYATRGGLATQASSPAPTGKIEVLLTQQMGPWEWTALVRPGRKVQPGEVLHFADAEGAVLLSATVFAAGEYGERTIRFEADGEFLAKLDRIGHMPLPPYIHRDDSAGDKARYQTVYANEPGSAAAPTAGLHFTPEVLAALEAKGVQVERVTLHVGLGTFQPVRAERVEDIRLHAEHYTLPEATAAAVNAARREGRRVIAAGTTTTRTLEHCATLGPELFAHSGETSIFISPGHRFQVVQGLVTNFHLPSSTLLMLVSALAGVEPVRAAYAHAVREKYRFFSYGDCMLMI, encoded by the coding sequence GTGCTGGTATCGGATTTTCACTATGAACTGCCTGAAGAGCTGATCGCGCAGACGCCGCCGGAGGTGCGCGGCAGCTCGCGGATGCTGGTGCTGCGGCGTGACTCCGGCGCGCTGACGGATGATCGGTTTTTGAGCCTGCCGGAGTATTTGAAGGCGGGCGATCTGCTGGTTTTGAACGACTCGCGGGTGATTCCGGCGCGGCTCTATGCTACGCGGGGCGGGCTGGCTACGCAGGCTTCGTCGCCTGCTCCGACGGGGAAGATCGAGGTGCTGCTGACGCAGCAGATGGGGCCGTGGGAGTGGACGGCGCTGGTGCGGCCGGGGCGCAAGGTGCAGCCGGGGGAGGTGCTGCACTTTGCCGATGCGGAGGGGGCGGTGCTGCTTTCTGCGACGGTGTTCGCGGCTGGGGAGTATGGCGAGCGGACGATCCGGTTTGAGGCAGATGGGGAGTTTCTGGCCAAGCTGGACCGGATCGGGCATATGCCGCTGCCGCCGTATATTCATCGGGACGACTCGGCTGGGGATAAGGCTCGCTACCAGACAGTCTATGCGAATGAGCCGGGGTCGGCGGCGGCTCCGACTGCTGGGCTTCACTTTACGCCGGAGGTGCTGGCGGCTCTAGAGGCCAAGGGGGTGCAAGTCGAGCGCGTGACGCTGCATGTGGGGCTGGGGACGTTTCAGCCGGTGCGGGCGGAGAGGGTGGAGGATATACGGCTGCACGCGGAGCACTACACTTTGCCCGAGGCGACGGCTGCGGCGGTGAACGCGGCGCGGCGAGAGGGTCGGAGGGTGATTGCGGCGGGGACGACCACGACCCGGACGCTCGAGCACTGCGCCACGTTGGGGCCGGAGCTGTTTGCGCACTCGGGGGAGACTAGTATCTTTATCTCGCCGGGGCATCGTTTTCAGGTGGTTCAGGGGCTGGTGACCAACTTTCACCTGCCGTCGTCCACGCTGCTGATGCTGGTGAGCGCGCTGGCGGGCGTGGAGCCGGTGCGGGCGGCGTACGCCCATGCGGTGAGGGAAAAGTACCGATTTTTCAGTTACGGCGATTGTATGCTGATGATTTAA
- a CDS encoding catalase family peroxidase, producing the protein MPLPTDEKLLALSQSLLDQFHAIFGEYPGFRPAHAKGTMLTGTFVPTEAAKELSSAEHLNQASTPVLVRFSDSTGLPLIPDTDPNSNPRGFAVRFVLGPHRHTDIVSHSTDGFPTHTGDEFLEFLRALAASDPANLAGSPLEAFLGSHPAALAFVQTPKPAPSSFGRENYFGVTAMKFTNAAGVSRFGRYRIVPVAGPDHLDDEALKAKDANYLMDEIAARVAAGPVGFKVLVQLADEGDVVDDATIHWPVEREVVEIGTLSLTAPLEGSEAEQKTIIFDPIPRLAGIEPSDDPLLELRAAIYLMSGRKRRAA; encoded by the coding sequence ATGCCGCTGCCTACCGATGAGAAGCTGCTGGCGCTGAGCCAGAGCCTTCTGGACCAGTTTCATGCGATCTTTGGGGAGTATCCGGGGTTTCGTCCGGCTCATGCCAAGGGGACGATGCTGACCGGGACGTTTGTGCCGACAGAAGCTGCGAAGGAGCTTTCGAGCGCTGAGCATCTGAACCAGGCATCGACTCCGGTGCTGGTACGGTTCTCGGATTCGACGGGGCTGCCGCTGATTCCGGATACCGATCCGAACAGCAACCCGCGTGGGTTTGCGGTGCGGTTTGTGCTGGGGCCGCATCGGCATACGGATATCGTGAGCCACTCAACCGATGGGTTCCCGACTCATACGGGCGATGAGTTTTTGGAGTTTCTGCGGGCTCTGGCGGCTAGCGATCCGGCGAACCTGGCGGGGTCGCCGCTGGAGGCTTTTCTTGGCTCACACCCGGCGGCGCTGGCGTTTGTGCAGACGCCGAAGCCTGCGCCTTCGAGCTTTGGGCGAGAGAACTACTTTGGCGTGACGGCGATGAAGTTTACCAATGCCGCTGGGGTGAGCCGGTTTGGGCGGTATCGGATTGTGCCCGTGGCGGGTCCGGACCATCTGGATGACGAGGCTCTGAAGGCTAAGGACGCGAACTATCTGATGGATGAGATTGCGGCTCGGGTGGCGGCGGGTCCGGTGGGGTTCAAGGTGTTGGTGCAGCTTGCCGATGAGGGGGATGTCGTCGACGACGCGACGATCCACTGGCCGGTAGAGCGAGAGGTTGTAGAGATCGGCACGCTGAGTCTGACTGCTCCTTTGGAGGGGAGTGAGGCGGAGCAGAAGACGATCATCTTCGATCCGATTCCGCGGCTGGCGGGGATTGAGCCTTCAGATGATCCGCTGCTGGAATTGCGGGCGGCGATCTATCTAATGAGCGGGCGGAAGCGGCGGGCTGCGTAG
- a CDS encoding lysophospholipid acyltransferase family protein — MAYSRKQRVVLAVVPRIVAMLIRVLGATWRYEDVAVPGNVRGDQVPGPCVYAFWHRSLLACVHQFRNKDIAILISQSFDGELIARTVELLGFRAIRGSSTRGGAMALRQMAEAYRQGHRCAITADGPKGPAMVAKPGAVQLAQLVGATEIGVYYVLPERAWVLKSWDRFLIPKPFSRVRTAWPEKSGVSLPELQAALDKSVAMLS, encoded by the coding sequence ATGGCCTATAGCCGCAAGCAGCGCGTTGTGCTCGCCGTGGTGCCGCGGATTGTCGCGATGTTGATCCGCGTGCTGGGGGCTACGTGGCGGTATGAAGACGTGGCCGTGCCGGGGAATGTGCGGGGGGACCAGGTGCCGGGGCCTTGTGTTTATGCGTTTTGGCATCGGTCGTTGCTGGCTTGTGTACACCAGTTTCGGAATAAGGATATTGCGATTCTGATCTCGCAGAGCTTCGATGGCGAGCTGATCGCGCGGACCGTGGAACTGCTGGGGTTCAGGGCGATTCGGGGGTCTTCGACGCGGGGCGGGGCGATGGCGCTCAGGCAGATGGCTGAGGCTTATCGGCAGGGGCATCGTTGTGCGATTACGGCGGATGGGCCGAAGGGACCGGCGATGGTGGCCAAGCCGGGGGCGGTGCAGTTGGCACAGTTGGTGGGGGCTACGGAGATCGGCGTCTACTATGTGCTGCCCGAGCGGGCGTGGGTGCTGAAGAGCTGGGATCGGTTTCTGATTCCGAAGCCGTTTTCGCGGGTGCGGACTGCTTGGCCGGAGAAGTCAGGGGTGAGCTTGCCGGAGTTGCAGGCTGCGCTGGATAAGTCTGTCGCCATGCTGTCGTAA
- the add gene encoding adenosine deaminase has product MAKANKLEEIDIPTWLRGLPKAELHLHLEGTILPETLVELSQRHDATPLTLDAARALYIYDDFPHFLMAFKAVTERLQTADDFELIAYNMIRDLAYQGVVHAEVYISWGILARFKPQLPIPSVMDAIERARIRAEREFGTTILWIIDAVRHFGVEEAAHVFRLAAELRHQYPSIIGIGIGGDEARGPAEQFREIYAESRAAGLRLTVHAGESTGPVAGPASIWSAINIGAERIGHALAAQYDADLLTILAERQIPLELNVTSNLRTGCCPALDQHPIREYFESGLMLTLNSDDPPMFGSDLLSEYILIQEAFEFSLEQMREFAANSIEASFLPPDRKLKLMRDVELYHR; this is encoded by the coding sequence ATGGCTAAAGCGAACAAGCTCGAAGAGATCGACATCCCCACCTGGCTCCGCGGCCTGCCCAAAGCCGAGCTGCACCTCCACCTCGAAGGCACCATCCTGCCCGAGACCCTCGTAGAGCTGAGCCAACGCCACGACGCCACTCCGCTCACCCTCGATGCGGCCCGCGCCCTCTACATCTACGACGACTTCCCCCACTTCCTCATGGCCTTCAAGGCCGTCACCGAGCGCCTCCAGACCGCCGACGACTTCGAGCTGATTGCCTACAACATGATCCGCGACCTCGCCTACCAGGGCGTCGTCCACGCCGAGGTCTACATCTCCTGGGGCATCCTCGCCCGCTTCAAGCCGCAGCTCCCCATCCCCTCGGTCATGGACGCCATCGAGCGCGCCCGCATCCGCGCCGAGCGCGAGTTCGGCACCACCATCCTCTGGATCATCGACGCCGTCCGCCACTTCGGCGTCGAAGAGGCCGCCCACGTCTTCCGCCTGGCGGCTGAACTCCGCCACCAATACCCCAGCATCATCGGCATTGGCATCGGCGGCGACGAAGCCCGCGGCCCCGCCGAGCAGTTCCGCGAGATCTACGCCGAATCCCGCGCCGCCGGTCTCCGCCTCACCGTCCACGCGGGCGAGTCCACCGGCCCCGTCGCCGGTCCCGCCTCCATCTGGTCCGCCATCAACATCGGCGCCGAGCGCATCGGCCACGCCCTGGCCGCGCAGTACGACGCCGACCTCCTCACGATCTTGGCCGAGCGCCAGATCCCCCTCGAGCTGAACGTCACCTCGAACCTCCGCACCGGCTGTTGCCCCGCACTCGACCAGCACCCCATCCGCGAGTACTTCGAGAGCGGCCTGATGCTCACGCTCAACTCCGACGACCCACCGATGTTCGGCAGTGACCTGCTCTCCGAGTACATCCTGATCCAGGAAGCCTTCGAATTCTCCCTCGAGCAGATGCGCGAGTTCGCCGCCAACTCCATCGAAGCCAGCTTCCTCCCCCCCGACCGCAAGCTCAAGCTGATGCGCGACGTAGAGCTTTACCACCGCTAA
- a CDS encoding SDR family oxidoreductase, with protein sequence MEKRTALVVGSTGVVGQNLAKRLLERGWGVVGLSRGAQVVDGVVGVAADLRDGAAVKQALKGKVVTDVFLSAWIRHDTEKENVRVNGGIVENVFAALEGMELRHAALVTGTKQYLGPFEAYGQTAAETPFREDTPRLPGENFYYTQEDVMFRAAERGGFGWSVHRPHTIVGFAVGNAMNMGSTLAVYATLCRERGEAFVFPGSSEQWNALTDVVDARLLAEHLEWAATTPAARNEAFNVVNGGVFRWRWLWPQIAAYFGVEPAVPPEGGAPLEGRMGGAAEEWAGIAARHGLVEKDVNRLASWWHTDGDLGRKIECVNDMSKSRRLGFLTYQDTPQSFFDLFERMKTEQLIPR encoded by the coding sequence ATGGAGAAGCGGACGGCGTTGGTGGTGGGATCGACCGGGGTGGTGGGGCAGAATCTGGCGAAGCGGCTGCTGGAGAGGGGTTGGGGCGTGGTGGGGCTGTCGCGTGGGGCGCAGGTGGTGGATGGAGTGGTGGGGGTAGCGGCGGATCTGCGCGATGGGGCGGCGGTGAAGCAGGCGCTGAAGGGGAAGGTGGTGACGGATGTTTTTCTGAGTGCGTGGATAAGGCATGACACCGAGAAGGAGAATGTCCGGGTGAATGGGGGGATTGTGGAGAATGTCTTTGCGGCGCTGGAGGGGATGGAACTGCGGCATGCCGCGCTGGTGACGGGGACGAAGCAGTATCTGGGGCCGTTTGAGGCGTATGGGCAGACGGCGGCGGAGACGCCCTTTCGCGAGGACACGCCGCGGCTGCCGGGGGAGAACTTTTACTACACGCAGGAGGATGTGATGTTTCGCGCGGCCGAGCGGGGCGGCTTTGGGTGGAGCGTGCATCGGCCGCATACGATTGTGGGGTTCGCGGTGGGGAACGCGATGAATATGGGGTCGACGCTGGCGGTGTATGCGACGCTGTGCCGCGAGCGCGGGGAGGCATTTGTGTTTCCGGGGTCGAGCGAGCAGTGGAATGCGCTGACGGATGTGGTCGATGCAAGGCTGCTGGCGGAGCATCTGGAGTGGGCGGCTACGACTCCGGCGGCGCGGAATGAGGCGTTCAACGTGGTGAATGGGGGCGTGTTCCGGTGGCGGTGGCTGTGGCCGCAGATTGCGGCTTACTTTGGTGTGGAGCCTGCGGTGCCTCCCGAGGGTGGGGCACCGCTCGAAGGGCGGATGGGCGGGGCCGCGGAGGAGTGGGCGGGGATTGCGGCACGGCATGGGTTGGTGGAGAAGGACGTGAATCGGCTGGCCTCGTGGTGGCACACGGATGGCGATCTGGGGCGGAAGATCGAGTGCGTGAACGATATGAGCAAGAGTCGGAGGCTGGGGTTCCTGACGTATCAGGACACGCCGCAGTCCTTCTTCGATTTGTTTGAGCGGATGAAGACCGAACAGTTGATTCCAAGGTAG
- a CDS encoding biopolymer transporter Tol, which translates to MTSIRRTRLLLLTLLCVPSLLRAQAPAAPASTPAVPDWAQPGSATHVQVAPPADFHRPSTNFFTPIGIFDGQSDIGSAVVPGSASYDAATKQYTINSAGYNVWYIRDEFRYLWKKMSGDASLAADIAYPDPKGYGDRKAVLVIRQSLDDDSKEAVVALHGAGMIHLAQRAVKGQRMTDMEYRIGARGRPEGHSPDSLTTIMAKRIGIEKKGDAISLWVSLEGEPMHQFGPPIQLHFDAPFYVGIGFVSHLPAKADTAILSNVVLEKGAGKVR; encoded by the coding sequence ATGACCTCTATTCGCCGAACCCGTCTGCTTTTGTTGACGCTGCTGTGTGTGCCTTCTCTGCTGCGTGCGCAAGCACCTGCTGCTCCTGCTTCTACTCCGGCGGTGCCGGATTGGGCGCAGCCGGGCTCGGCGACGCATGTGCAGGTGGCTCCGCCTGCGGACTTCCATCGGCCGAGCACGAACTTCTTTACGCCGATCGGGATCTTCGATGGGCAGTCGGATATCGGTAGCGCGGTGGTGCCGGGGAGCGCGAGCTACGACGCTGCGACCAAGCAGTACACGATCAACTCGGCAGGGTATAACGTCTGGTATATCCGGGATGAGTTCCGCTATCTGTGGAAGAAGATGTCCGGCGATGCTTCGCTGGCGGCGGATATTGCTTATCCCGATCCGAAGGGCTATGGCGACCGCAAGGCTGTGCTGGTGATTCGGCAGAGCCTGGACGATGACTCGAAGGAGGCTGTCGTTGCATTGCACGGGGCGGGGATGATTCATCTGGCGCAGCGGGCGGTGAAGGGGCAGCGGATGACCGATATGGAGTATCGGATCGGAGCGCGGGGGCGGCCGGAGGGACACAGCCCGGATTCGCTGACGACGATCATGGCGAAGCGGATTGGGATTGAGAAGAAGGGCGATGCGATCTCACTTTGGGTGAGTTTGGAGGGGGAGCCGATGCACCAGTTTGGGCCGCCGATCCAGCTGCACTTTGATGCTCCGTTTTATGTGGGGATTGGGTTTGTGTCGCATCTTCCGGCTAAGGCGGATACGGCGATTCTGTCGAATGTGGTGTTGGAGAAGGGCGCGGGGAAGGTGCGGTAA
- a CDS encoding VWA domain-containing protein, whose amino-acid sequence MSRLKYTSLSLSVALASILAATSTAAFCQTTAPVVTAPASNQPQLTPRNPQDAPADEPTFTLKQQVNEVDLFFTVTDSKGRFVTGLKQENFGLLDDQRPPERVFRFQQQTDLPLRVGIMLDTSSSIRTRFKFEQDAAIDFFLQILHRNDRAFVEGFDIQLNLAQDFTNNIDLLNEGIRKLRPGGGTALFDSIYNTCKNQMLTLQEEGTVRKAIVLVSDGDDNYSRSNEEDAIKMCQRAETLVYTISTDTSPSKGKGGAVLERISEATGGKAFFPNKLEDVAIGFKSIEEELRSQYSLVYRPAEFKQDGSFRTIYLAATDSRRYHVRVKRGYFAPKPVQ is encoded by the coding sequence GTGAGCCGCCTGAAATATACGTCCTTGTCCCTTTCGGTTGCGCTGGCCTCGATTTTGGCCGCAACCTCTACCGCTGCTTTTTGCCAGACGACTGCTCCTGTTGTTACGGCTCCAGCCTCCAATCAGCCGCAGTTGACGCCGCGCAATCCACAGGACGCGCCTGCGGATGAGCCTACCTTCACGCTGAAGCAGCAGGTGAACGAGGTCGATCTCTTCTTTACCGTGACGGACAGCAAGGGCCGTTTCGTAACCGGGTTGAAGCAGGAGAACTTCGGCCTGCTCGACGATCAGCGGCCGCCGGAGAGGGTTTTTCGGTTTCAGCAGCAGACGGACCTGCCGCTGCGCGTGGGCATCATGCTGGATACTTCCAGCTCGATCCGGACGCGGTTCAAGTTTGAACAGGATGCGGCGATCGACTTCTTCCTCCAGATTCTGCACCGGAATGATCGGGCCTTTGTCGAGGGCTTCGATATCCAGTTGAACCTGGCGCAGGACTTTACCAATAATATCGACCTGCTGAACGAGGGGATTCGGAAGCTGCGGCCGGGCGGCGGCACGGCTCTGTTCGACTCGATCTATAACACCTGCAAGAACCAGATGTTGACGCTGCAGGAAGAGGGCACGGTGCGGAAGGCGATTGTGCTGGTCTCGGACGGCGACGACAACTACTCGCGGTCGAACGAGGAAGACGCGATTAAGATGTGTCAGCGGGCGGAGACGCTGGTGTATACAATCTCGACCGATACCAGCCCGAGCAAGGGTAAGGGCGGCGCGGTGCTGGAGCGGATCTCCGAGGCTACGGGAGGAAAGGCTTTCTTTCCGAACAAGCTGGAGGACGTGGCGATCGGGTTCAAGAGCATCGAAGAGGAGTTGAGGAGCCAGTACTCGCTGGTGTACCGGCCTGCGGAGTTCAAGCAGGATGGTAGCTTCAGGACGATTTACCTGGCGGCTACCGACTCGCGGCGCTACCATGTGCGGGTGAAGCGGGGTTACTTTGCCCCGAAACCGGTGCAGTAG
- a CDS encoding ABC transporter permease, which translates to MRNVWLIARREYLERIRTKAFLVATILIPVLMGGFVFGAGYLSSRAKASAHVAIVAADAQFAQDLKQQLESGRHSSMTVDLATPSPETRSALDAELKSKSGIAGYLWVTPAAAAGARPLFAYAARSAGDATTVDTLQSAVQSVLTRERLNHSGIGAGEVDALLAPVTIDTSSSGDSRAAYAAASLLFLLMYMVIMLYGMNTARSIIEEKTSRVFEVMLSTIRPEEMLAGKILGVGAVGLTQIGVWMVAAGILGSTNLAASFVGSGHVPISLTQIVFFVVYFLFGYLLYSSIAAALGAMTNSEQELQQLNMFLVMPLAFCMLMSFVIVPAPNSTLARVVSLIPFCSPLLMNLRISLTTVAPWEIGLSFVLMSLTILAILWVASRIYRVGILMYGKKPNLAEVLRWLKYS; encoded by the coding sequence ATGCGTAATGTATGGCTCATCGCCAGGCGCGAGTACCTGGAACGCATCCGCACCAAGGCCTTTCTGGTGGCGACGATTTTGATCCCTGTGCTGATGGGCGGGTTCGTCTTTGGGGCCGGGTATCTCTCTTCGCGGGCCAAGGCTTCGGCGCATGTGGCCATCGTCGCGGCGGACGCGCAGTTTGCGCAGGACCTGAAGCAGCAACTCGAGAGCGGCAGGCACTCCAGCATGACGGTCGATCTGGCTACGCCATCGCCGGAGACGCGCAGTGCGCTCGATGCAGAGCTAAAGAGCAAGAGCGGGATTGCGGGATACCTGTGGGTGACGCCTGCGGCTGCGGCTGGCGCGCGGCCCCTGTTTGCATATGCGGCGCGTTCGGCGGGCGATGCCACGACCGTCGACACGTTGCAGAGTGCTGTCCAGAGCGTGCTGACGCGGGAGCGGCTGAACCACTCCGGCATTGGGGCCGGGGAGGTCGATGCGCTGCTGGCTCCGGTGACGATTGATACCAGCTCCAGCGGGGACAGCCGTGCGGCTTATGCTGCGGCTTCGCTGCTGTTTTTGCTGATGTACATGGTCATCATGCTCTATGGGATGAACACGGCGCGGTCGATCATCGAGGAGAAGACCAGCCGCGTCTTTGAGGTGATGCTCTCGACGATCCGGCCGGAGGAGATGCTGGCGGGTAAGATCCTGGGCGTCGGGGCGGTGGGGCTGACGCAGATCGGCGTGTGGATGGTGGCTGCCGGGATTCTGGGGAGCACGAATCTGGCGGCTTCGTTTGTCGGCTCGGGGCATGTGCCGATCAGCCTGACGCAGATAGTGTTCTTCGTGGTTTACTTCCTCTTCGGCTATCTGCTGTACTCGTCGATCGCCGCGGCGCTGGGGGCTATGACGAACTCCGAGCAGGAGCTGCAGCAGTTGAATATGTTCCTGGTGATGCCGCTGGCCTTCTGCATGTTGATGAGCTTTGTGATTGTGCCCGCTCCGAACTCGACGCTGGCGCGGGTGGTCTCGTTGATCCCGTTTTGCAGCCCGCTGCTGATGAACCTGCGGATCTCGCTTACCACTGTCGCGCCCTGGGAGATTGGGCTCAGCTTTGTGCTGATGAGCCTGACCATTCTTGCGATTCTTTGGGTGGCGAGCCGCATCTACCGGGTGGGCATCCTGATGTATGGCAAGAAGCCGAACCTTGCCGAGGTTCTGCGCTGGCTCAAGTACAGTTAG